In Rhodoferax koreense, a genomic segment contains:
- the gyrA gene encoding DNA gyrase subunit A encodes MTQFAKETLPISLEEEMRRSYLDYAMSVIVGRALPDARDGLKPVHRRVLFAMHELNNDWNRAYKKSARIVGDVIGKYHPHGDQSVYDTIVRMAQDFSMRHMLVDGQGNFGSVDGDNAAAMRYTEIRLAKIAHELLADLDKETVDFGPNYDGSEKEPLVLPTRLPNLLVNGSGGIAVGMATNIPPHNLNEVVDACLHLLRNPDASVDDLMEIIPAPDFPTAGIIYGINGVKDGYRTGRGKVVMRAKCHFEDIDRGQRQAIIVDELPYQVNKKTLQERMAELVHEKKIEGISHIQDESDKSGMRLVIELKRGEVPEVVLNNLYKQTQLQDTFGMNMVALINGQPKLCNLKDLVEVFLEHRREVVTRRTVFNLRKARERGHVLEGLAVALANIDDFIRIIRESPTPPVAKVELMNRPWDSKLVREMLTRTRADGGIVNADDYRPDGLDRAFGMGADGLYRLSDTQAQEILQMRLQRLTGLEQDKIVAEYKEVMAEIEDFLDILAKPERVSVIIGEELTAIKTEFGQTKLGARRSLVEHSSFDLSTEDLITPTDMVVTLSHSGYIKSQPLSEYRAQKRGGRGKQATATKEDDWVDQLFIANTHDYLLCFSNRGRLYWLKVWEAPQGSRGSRGRPIVNMFPLQEGEKINVVLALTGANRTFPADHYVFMATSMGTVKKTPLEDFSNPRKAGIIAVDLDPGDFLIGAALTDGEHDVMLFSDGGKAVRFDENDVRPMGRNARGVRGMMLEEGQSVIAMLVAEDEAQSVLTATLNGYGKRTSITEYTRHGRGTKGMIAIQQSERNGKVVAATLVHADDEIMLITDKGVLVRTRVSEIRELGRATQGVTLIGLDEGSKLSGLQRIVENDANVPAADAESGGGETAAPDTGEAPDAPDA; translated from the coding sequence ATGACCCAGTTCGCCAAAGAAACCCTGCCCATCAGCCTTGAAGAGGAGATGCGGCGCAGCTACCTCGATTACGCGATGAGCGTGATCGTGGGCCGGGCATTGCCTGATGCACGCGATGGCCTGAAGCCGGTGCACCGCCGGGTGCTGTTCGCCATGCACGAACTGAACAACGACTGGAACCGCGCATACAAGAAGTCGGCGCGCATCGTGGGCGACGTGATCGGCAAGTACCACCCGCACGGCGACCAGTCGGTGTACGACACCATCGTGCGCATGGCGCAGGATTTCTCCATGCGCCACATGCTGGTCGATGGCCAGGGCAACTTCGGCTCGGTCGACGGCGACAACGCCGCGGCGATGCGGTATACCGAAATCCGCCTGGCCAAGATCGCGCATGAACTGCTGGCCGACCTCGACAAGGAAACCGTCGATTTCGGGCCGAACTACGACGGCAGCGAGAAGGAACCGCTGGTGCTGCCCACGCGGCTGCCTAATCTATTAGTGAACGGCTCGGGCGGCATCGCCGTGGGCATGGCCACCAACATTCCGCCGCACAACCTGAACGAGGTGGTCGACGCCTGCCTGCATCTGCTGCGCAACCCGGACGCTTCGGTCGACGACCTGATGGAAATCATTCCGGCGCCCGACTTCCCCACGGCCGGCATCATCTACGGCATCAACGGCGTGAAGGACGGCTACCGCACCGGCCGCGGCAAGGTGGTCATGCGCGCCAAGTGCCACTTCGAGGACATCGACCGCGGCCAGCGCCAGGCGATCATCGTCGACGAGCTGCCCTACCAGGTCAACAAGAAGACGCTGCAGGAGCGCATGGCCGAACTGGTGCACGAGAAGAAGATCGAGGGCATCAGCCACATCCAGGACGAGTCCGACAAGTCCGGCATGCGACTCGTGATCGAATTGAAGCGCGGCGAAGTGCCCGAGGTGGTGCTGAACAACCTCTACAAGCAGACGCAGCTGCAGGACACCTTCGGCATGAACATGGTGGCCCTGATCAACGGCCAGCCCAAGCTCTGCAACCTGAAGGACCTGGTCGAGGTGTTCCTCGAACACCGGCGCGAAGTGGTCACGCGGCGCACGGTGTTCAACCTGCGCAAGGCCCGCGAGCGCGGCCACGTGCTCGAAGGCCTGGCGGTGGCGCTGGCCAACATCGACGACTTCATCCGCATCATCCGCGAGTCGCCCACGCCGCCCGTGGCCAAGGTCGAACTCATGAACCGCCCCTGGGACAGCAAGCTCGTGCGCGAGATGCTCACCCGCACGCGGGCCGACGGCGGCATCGTCAACGCCGACGACTACCGGCCCGACGGCCTGGACCGGGCCTTCGGCATGGGCGCCGACGGCTTGTACCGCCTCTCCGACACGCAGGCGCAAGAGATTTTGCAGATGCGCCTGCAGCGCCTGACCGGCCTGGAGCAGGACAAGATCGTCGCCGAATACAAGGAGGTGATGGCCGAAATCGAGGACTTCCTCGACATCCTGGCCAAGCCCGAACGCGTGTCGGTCATCATCGGCGAGGAACTCACCGCCATCAAGACCGAATTCGGCCAGACCAAGCTCGGCGCGCGCCGCAGCCTGGTGGAGCACAGCTCGTTCGACCTGAGCACCGAAGACCTGATCACGCCGACGGACATGGTCGTCACGCTGTCACACAGCGGCTATATCAAGAGCCAGCCCTTGTCCGAATACCGTGCGCAGAAGCGCGGCGGCCGCGGCAAGCAGGCCACGGCGACGAAGGAAGACGACTGGGTCGACCAACTGTTCATCGCCAACACGCACGACTACCTGCTGTGCTTCTCCAACCGCGGCCGGCTCTACTGGCTGAAGGTGTGGGAAGCGCCGCAGGGCTCGCGCGGCTCGCGCGGCCGGCCCATCGTCAACATGTTTCCGCTGCAGGAAGGCGAGAAGATCAACGTCGTGCTCGCGCTCACCGGCGCCAACCGCACCTTCCCCGCCGACCACTATGTGTTCATGGCAACCAGCATGGGCACGGTGAAGAAGACCCCGCTGGAAGATTTCAGCAACCCGCGCAAGGCCGGCATCATTGCCGTCGACCTCGATCCGGGCGACTTCCTGATCGGCGCCGCCCTCACCGATGGCGAACACGACGTGATGCTGTTCTCCGACGGCGGCAAGGCCGTGCGCTTCGATGAAAACGACGTGCGCCCCATGGGTCGCAATGCCCGCGGCGTGCGCGGCATGATGCTCGAAGAAGGCCAGAGCGTGATCGCCATGCTGGTGGCCGAGGACGAAGCCCAGAGCGTGCTCACCGCCACGCTGAACGGCTACGGCAAACGCACCAGCATCACCGAATACACGCGCCACGGCCGCGGCACCAAGGGCATGATCGCGATCCAGCAGAGCGAGCGCAACGGCAAGGTCGTGGCCGCCACGCTGGTGCATGCGGACGACGAGATCATGCTGATCACCGACAAGGGCGTGCTGGTGCGCACCCGCGTCAGCGAGATCCGCGAACTCGGTCGCGCCACCCAGGGCGTCACCCTCATCGGGCTGGACGAAGGCTCCAAGCTCAGCGGTCTGCAGCGCATCGTGGAAAACGACGCGAACGTGCCTGCGGCAGATGCCGAATCCGGCGGCGGCGAAACGGCGGCCCCCGATACCGGCGAAGCCCCCGACGCGCCAGACGCCTGA
- a CDS encoding prephenate dehydrogenase encodes MFEQLGLIGCGLMGGSFALALKRAGLVKRVVGYSKSPSTTSQARQLGVIDVEAPSALLAVAGADIVLLAVPVSATEATFKSIKHLITPQTLVMDVGSTKRDVVDAARRALREQVGSFVPAHPITGKEVSGVEHADPDLYIGKHVILTPIERTMPRQIQQATEVWTALGCNVVQMTPESHDAAFAAVSHLPHLIAFAMMQSLLTQPNGAEYLRLAGPGFRDFTRIAASDPHMWRDILVANREELLTQTQHFRRALEHLEQLIDRQDGDALEDLIAQASDARADWRMVSFKPQK; translated from the coding sequence ATGTTTGAACAACTCGGCCTGATCGGCTGCGGCCTGATGGGCGGCTCGTTCGCCTTGGCGTTGAAACGAGCCGGCCTAGTCAAACGGGTGGTCGGCTACAGCAAGTCGCCCTCCACCACCAGCCAGGCGCGCCAGTTGGGGGTGATCGACGTGGAAGCGCCATCGGCGCTGCTGGCGGTCGCCGGCGCCGACATCGTGCTGCTGGCCGTGCCGGTGTCCGCCACCGAGGCCACCTTCAAGTCGATCAAGCACCTGATCACGCCGCAGACCCTGGTGATGGACGTGGGCTCGACCAAGCGCGATGTGGTGGACGCGGCGCGGCGCGCACTGCGCGAACAGGTCGGCTCCTTCGTGCCCGCGCACCCGATCACGGGCAAGGAAGTGTCGGGCGTGGAGCATGCCGACCCCGACCTCTACATCGGCAAACACGTGATCCTCACCCCCATCGAACGCACCATGCCGCGCCAGATCCAGCAGGCCACGGAAGTGTGGACGGCGCTGGGCTGCAACGTGGTGCAGATGACGCCCGAGTCGCACGACGCGGCGTTTGCCGCGGTGAGCCACCTGCCCCACCTGATCGCCTTCGCCATGATGCAAAGCCTGCTGACCCAGCCCAATGGCGCGGAATACCTGCGCCTGGCCGGCCCGGGCTTTCGCGATTTCACGCGCATCGCGGCCAGCGATCCGCACATGTGGCGCGACATCCTGGTGGCCAACCGCGAGGAGCTGCTGACCCAGACGCAACACTTCCGGCGCGCGTTGGAGCACCTGGAACAACTCATCGACAGACAGGACGGCGACGCGCTCGAAGACCTGATCGCCCAAGCCAGCGACGCCCGCGCCGACTGGCGCATGGTGTCCTTCAAACCCCAGAAATAG
- a CDS encoding bifunctional 3-phosphoshikimate 1-carboxyvinyltransferase/cytidylate kinase, which produces MFSTAFLDLPPLEGAGGTVLLPGSKSISNRVLLLAALSGGTTTVHDLLDSDDTRVMLAALRQLGCGVAQQGSTVEITGLDGQLKVTQADLFMGNAGTAIRPLTAALAVLGGDFTLHGVPRMHERPIGDLVDALRQLGCLVAYTGNPGYPPLRLGGQGAPPRLHLDAPIRVRGDVSSQFLTALLMALPLVARQDVVIEVVGELISKPYIEITLNLLARFGITVAREGWQRFTIPAGSRYRSPGEIHVEADASSASYFIALGAIATGDSGTIRIEGVGEASIQGDIRFVEAARLMGAQVAGGPNWLEIRRGTWPLKAIDLDCNHIPDAAMTLAVMALYADGPTTLRNIASWRVKETDRIAAMATEMRKLGATVEEGADFIRVQPLANPADWRAASIHTYDDHRVAMCFSLAAFNPAGLPVRVEDPKCVAKTFPDYFETLLSVSHTATRHIPVICVDGPTASGKGTVAVAVAARLGYHFLDSGAMYRVTALAASRAGLAIDTAHEAAIATLAQTLPVRFEGGKVWLAGDDVTEQIRTEEAGMNASRVSALPSVRTALVALQHSFRRLPGLVADGRDMGTVIFPQASLKVYLTASAACRAERRHKQLISKGISTTIDSLRADLEARDARDSSRSVSPLKPAQDALLLDNSEISITQSVDQVLAWWEGRQPF; this is translated from the coding sequence ATGTTCTCCACCGCTTTCCTCGATCTCCCGCCACTGGAGGGTGCCGGCGGCACGGTGCTGCTGCCCGGCTCCAAGAGCATCTCCAACCGCGTGCTGCTGCTGGCGGCCCTGAGCGGCGGCACCACCACCGTGCACGACCTGCTCGACTCCGACGACACGCGCGTGATGCTCGCGGCGCTGCGCCAGCTCGGCTGCGGCGTCGCGCAGCAGGGCTCGACCGTGGAGATCACCGGCCTCGACGGCCAGCTCAAGGTCACGCAGGCCGACCTGTTCATGGGCAACGCGGGCACGGCGATCCGCCCGCTGACCGCCGCGCTGGCCGTGCTCGGCGGCGACTTCACACTGCATGGCGTGCCGCGCATGCACGAGCGCCCGATCGGCGACCTGGTCGATGCCCTGCGCCAGCTCGGCTGCCTGGTGGCCTACACGGGCAATCCCGGTTATCCGCCGCTGCGTCTGGGCGGCCAGGGTGCGCCACCCCGACTGCACCTGGACGCCCCGATCCGCGTGCGCGGCGACGTGTCGAGCCAGTTTCTCACCGCGCTGTTGATGGCCCTGCCCCTGGTGGCCAGGCAGGACGTCGTCATCGAAGTCGTGGGCGAACTCATCTCCAAGCCCTACATCGAGATCACGCTGAACCTGCTGGCGCGCTTCGGGATCACGGTCGCGCGCGAGGGCTGGCAGCGTTTCACGATCCCCGCCGGCAGCCGCTACCGGTCACCGGGCGAGATCCATGTCGAGGCCGACGCCTCTTCCGCTAGCTATTTCATAGCACTCGGCGCAATTGCGACGGGCGACAGCGGCACAATTCGCATCGAAGGCGTGGGCGAGGCGTCGATCCAGGGCGACATCCGTTTCGTCGAGGCCGCACGCCTCATGGGCGCGCAGGTCGCCGGCGGGCCGAACTGGCTCGAAATCCGCCGCGGCACCTGGCCGCTCAAGGCCATCGACCTCGACTGCAACCACATTCCCGACGCGGCCATGACGCTGGCGGTGATGGCGCTGTATGCCGACGGCCCGACGACCCTGCGCAACATCGCCAGTTGGCGCGTGAAGGAAACGGACCGCATCGCCGCCATGGCCACCGAAATGCGCAAACTCGGCGCCACGGTGGAAGAAGGCGCGGACTTCATCCGCGTGCAGCCGCTGGCGAATCCAGCGGATTGGCGCGCTGCGAGCATCCACACCTACGACGACCATCGGGTTGCCATGTGTTTCTCGCTCGCCGCCTTCAATCCGGCCGGCCTGCCGGTGCGCGTCGAAGATCCGAAATGCGTCGCCAAGACCTTCCCCGACTATTTCGAAACCCTGCTCTCGGTGTCGCACACGGCGACCCGGCACATCCCGGTGATCTGCGTCGACGGCCCCACCGCCTCCGGCAAGGGCACGGTGGCGGTGGCGGTCGCGGCGCGACTGGGCTACCACTTCCTCGATTCCGGCGCGATGTACCGCGTCACCGCCCTGGCCGCGTCGCGCGCCGGCCTGGCCATCGACACGGCGCATGAAGCCGCCATCGCCACGCTGGCGCAGACGCTGCCGGTGCGCTTCGAAGGCGGCAAGGTGTGGCTGGCCGGCGACGACGTGACCGAGCAGATCCGCACCGAGGAAGCCGGCATGAACGCCTCCAGGGTGTCGGCATTACCGAGCGTGCGCACCGCGCTGGTGGCCCTGCAGCACAGCTTCCGGCGCCTGCCCGGCCTGGTGGCCGACGGGCGCGACATGGGCACGGTGATCTTCCCGCAGGCCTCGCTCAAGGTGTATCTCACGGCCAGCGCCGCCTGCCGCGCCGAACGCCGGCATAAGCAGTTGATTTCAAAGGGGATTTCAACTACAATCGACAGTCTTCGCGCAGACCTGGAAGCGCGGGATGCCCGGGACTCGTCCCGCAGCGTCTCGCCTCTGAAGCCCGCGCAGGATGCCTTGCTGCTCGACAACTCCGAGATCTCGATTACCCAATCGGTCGATCAGGTGCTGGCGTGGTGGGAAGGCCGGCAGCCTTTCTGA
- the ubiG gene encoding bifunctional 2-polyprenyl-6-hydroxyphenol methylase/3-demethylubiquinol 3-O-methyltransferase UbiG, which produces MQQPTLNADPAELAKFSELAHRWWDPDSEFRPLHQINPLRLDWINGIAPLAGQKVLDIGCGGGILSDAMARQGAEVLGIDLSTKALRVAQLHALEAGTPNLQFREVSAEAIAAEQAASFDIVTCMEMLEHVPDPASVVQACADLVKPGGWVFFSTINRNAKAFLLAIVGAEYVLNMLPRGTHEYAKLIRPSELAFYARAAGLALQQTRGLEHNPLTRRYWLSADTSVNYMFATRKPAA; this is translated from the coding sequence ATGCAGCAACCGACCCTGAATGCCGACCCGGCCGAACTGGCCAAATTCTCCGAACTTGCGCACCGCTGGTGGGACCCGGACAGCGAATTCCGCCCGCTGCACCAGATCAATCCGTTGCGCCTGGACTGGATCAACGGCATCGCGCCGCTCGCTGGCCAGAAGGTGCTCGACATCGGCTGTGGCGGTGGCATCCTGTCCGATGCGATGGCGCGCCAGGGTGCTGAAGTCCTTGGGATCGACCTGTCGACCAAGGCACTGCGGGTCGCGCAACTGCACGCGCTGGAGGCCGGCACACCGAACCTGCAATTCCGCGAAGTCAGCGCCGAAGCCATTGCCGCCGAGCAAGCGGCCAGCTTCGACATCGTGACCTGCATGGAGATGTTGGAGCACGTGCCCGATCCGGCGTCGGTGGTGCAAGCCTGTGCCGATCTCGTGAAGCCTGGCGGCTGGGTGTTCTTCTCCACCATCAACCGCAATGCCAAAGCTTTCCTGCTGGCCATCGTCGGTGCCGAATATGTATTGAACATGTTGCCCCGCGGCACGCATGAATACGCCAAGCTGATCCGCCCGAGTGAACTTGCGTTCTATGCACGCGCGGCAGGCCTGGCGCTGCAGCAGACCCGCGGCCTCGAGCACAACCCGCTCACGCGCCGCTATTGGCTCAGCGCGGACACCAGCGTCAACTACATGTTTGCCACCAGAAAGCCTGCAGCATGA
- the serC gene encoding 3-phosphoserine/phosphohydroxythreonine transaminase yields MNRPYNFSAGPAAIPEEVLATAASEMLDWHGSGMSVMEMSHRGKEFISIYEEAEATIRELLAVPGQFKILFMQGGGLAENAIVPLNLSRGGRANFVVTGSWSQKSQKEAQKYCEVHIAASNASPAGHTSLPDPATWSLDAKASYTHICTNETIDGVEFQTLPDLKALGSDAPLVIDFSSHVASRPVDWSKVGLAFGGAQKNLGPAGLTMVVVREDLLGHAMAVCPSAFNYKTVADNESMFNTPPTYAIYIAGLTFQWLKRQSEAGLTGIAAMEHRNIAKARLLYEAIDGSQLYFNKVDAACRSRMNVPFFLRDERRNDAFLAGAKARGLLQLKGHKSVGGMRASIYNAMPLAGVQALVDYMREFETKQA; encoded by the coding sequence ATGAACCGACCGTACAACTTTTCCGCCGGTCCCGCGGCCATTCCCGAAGAGGTGCTGGCCACGGCCGCGAGCGAAATGCTCGACTGGCACGGCAGCGGCATGAGCGTGATGGAAATGAGCCACCGCGGCAAGGAATTCATCTCCATCTACGAAGAGGCGGAAGCCACCATCCGCGAACTGCTGGCCGTGCCGGGCCAGTTCAAGATCCTGTTCATGCAGGGCGGCGGCCTGGCCGAGAACGCCATCGTGCCGTTGAACCTGTCGCGCGGCGGCAGGGCGAACTTCGTGGTCACCGGCAGTTGGAGCCAGAAGTCGCAGAAGGAAGCGCAGAAGTATTGCGAGGTGCACATCGCCGCCAGCAACGCCTCGCCCGCCGGCCACACCAGCCTGCCCGATCCTGCCACCTGGTCGCTCGATGCCAAGGCCAGCTACACCCACATCTGCACCAACGAGACCATCGACGGCGTCGAATTCCAGACCCTGCCCGATCTCAAGGCGCTCGGCAGCGATGCGCCGCTGGTGATCGACTTCTCGTCCCATGTGGCTTCGCGGCCCGTGGATTGGTCCAAGGTCGGCCTGGCCTTCGGTGGCGCGCAGAAGAACCTCGGCCCGGCCGGCTTGACCATGGTCGTGGTGCGCGAAGACCTGCTCGGCCATGCCATGGCCGTCTGCCCCAGCGCCTTCAACTACAAGACCGTGGCCGACAACGAGTCGATGTTCAACACGCCGCCGACCTACGCCATCTACATCGCCGGCCTGACCTTCCAGTGGCTCAAGCGCCAGAGTGAGGCCGGCCTGACCGGCATCGCCGCCATGGAGCACCGCAACATCGCCAAGGCCAGGTTGCTGTACGAGGCCATCGACGGCTCGCAGCTTTACTTCAACAAGGTCGACGCGGCCTGCCGTTCGCGCATGAACGTCCCGTTCTTCCTGCGTGACGAGCGCCGCAACGACGCCTTCCTCGCCGGCGCCAAGGCGCGCGGCCTGCTGCAGCTCAAGGGCCACAAGTCGGTGGGCGGCATGCGCGCCAGCATCTACAACGCCATGCCGCTGGCCGGCGTGCAGGCGCTGGTGGACTACATGCGAGAATTTGAGACGAAACAAGCCTGA
- the ompA gene encoding outer membrane protein OmpA → MKKLNKVAMLFASAALVTAAGAQTVDNWKNGSNELVWKNGTNELCWRDANWTPATAAPGCDGALVAPTAAPAAPAPAAAPAPAAPAPAAAAPAVAATKVTYAADAFFDFDKSVLKPEGKAKLDDLVSKVKGINLEVIIAVGHTDSVGSDAYNQKLSVRRSEAVKAYLVSKGIEKNRVYTEGKGEKQPVADNKTAEGRAKNRRVEIEVVGTRAN, encoded by the coding sequence ATGAAGAAATTGAACAAAGTGGCGATGTTGTTTGCCTCCGCAGCGTTGGTAACGGCCGCTGGTGCACAAACCGTTGATAACTGGAAGAACGGTTCTAACGAACTGGTCTGGAAGAACGGCACCAACGAACTGTGCTGGCGCGATGCGAACTGGACGCCTGCAACCGCTGCTCCTGGCTGCGATGGCGCGCTGGTCGCTCCAACCGCCGCTCCTGCTGCACCGGCACCTGCCGCTGCTCCGGCTCCTGCTGCCCCGGCTCCTGCCGCCGCCGCACCAGCCGTCGCTGCGACCAAGGTCACCTACGCCGCTGACGCGTTCTTTGACTTCGACAAGTCGGTCCTGAAGCCAGAAGGCAAGGCCAAGCTGGACGACCTCGTGAGCAAGGTGAAGGGCATCAACCTGGAAGTCATCATCGCCGTGGGTCACACCGACTCCGTGGGTAGCGATGCCTACAACCAGAAGCTGTCGGTCCGCCGTTCCGAAGCCGTCAAGGCTTACCTGGTGTCCAAGGGCATCGAAAAGAACCGCGTCTACACCGAAGGCAAGGGCGAGAAGCAACCAGTGGCTGACAACAAGACCGCTGAAGGCCGCGCCAAGAACCGTCGCGTTGAAATCGAAGTGGTCGGCACCCGCGCCAACTGA
- the pheA gene encoding prephenate dehydratase codes for MSEPHSSSEPTKDMPNLADLRVQIDAIDQELLSLLNRRAHVAEQVGEVKKREGTPFFRPDRVAQVIEKIQTRNPGPLKDQHVTNIWREIMSACLALEAPQRVAVLGPVGTFTEQAALEYFGNAVEMVYCASFDEVFHATASGAAQYGVVGVENSTEGVVARTLDLFLHSPLHVVGEVSLLIRHNLLRQSDSLEGIEVVLAHPQALAQCQTWLSRHLPHAERRAVSSNAEGARLATTNPAWAGLASEHAAAQFNLHIAAHAVQDEAYNRTRFAVICLPQTLAAPPATGKDCTSLVVSVPNVPGAMHDLLMPLKRHGVSMTRFESRPARTGQWDYFFYIDLDGHPSQPNVGQALDELSKICAFYKVLGTYPVSS; via the coding sequence ATGTCCGAACCACATTCCTCGTCCGAACCCACCAAAGACATGCCGAACCTGGCCGACCTGCGCGTGCAGATCGACGCCATCGACCAGGAACTGCTGTCCCTGCTGAACCGGCGCGCCCATGTGGCCGAACAGGTCGGCGAAGTCAAGAAACGCGAAGGCACGCCCTTCTTCCGGCCCGACCGCGTGGCCCAGGTGATCGAGAAGATCCAGACGCGCAACCCCGGTCCGCTGAAGGACCAGCACGTGACCAACATCTGGCGCGAGATCATGTCGGCCTGCCTGGCGCTGGAGGCGCCTCAGCGCGTGGCCGTGCTCGGCCCGGTGGGCACCTTCACCGAGCAGGCGGCGCTCGAATACTTCGGCAACGCCGTGGAGATGGTCTACTGCGCCAGCTTCGACGAAGTGTTCCACGCCACGGCGTCGGGCGCGGCGCAGTATGGCGTGGTCGGCGTCGAGAACTCGACCGAAGGCGTGGTGGCGCGCACGCTCGACCTGTTCCTGCACTCGCCGTTGCATGTGGTCGGCGAGGTGAGCCTTTTGATCCGCCACAACCTGCTGCGCCAGAGCGATTCGCTCGAGGGCATCGAGGTCGTGCTGGCCCATCCCCAGGCGCTCGCCCAGTGCCAGACCTGGCTGAGCCGCCACCTGCCGCACGCGGAGCGCCGCGCCGTGTCGAGCAACGCCGAAGGCGCCCGCCTGGCGACCACCAACCCGGCCTGGGCCGGCCTGGCCAGCGAGCATGCCGCGGCCCAGTTCAACCTGCACATCGCCGCCCACGCGGTGCAGGACGAAGCCTATAACCGCACGCGCTTCGCCGTGATCTGCCTGCCGCAGACCCTGGCCGCGCCGCCGGCCACGGGCAAGGATTGCACCAGCCTCGTGGTCTCGGTGCCGAACGTGCCCGGCGCCATGCACGACCTGCTGATGCCGCTCAAGCGGCATGGCGTGTCCATGACGCGCTTCGAATCACGACCGGCGCGCACCGGCCAGTGGGACTACTTCTTCTACATCGACCTCGACGGCCATCCGAGCCAGCCCAACGTCGGCCAGGCACTCGATGAACTGAGCAAGATCTGCGCGTTCTACAAGGTGCTGGGTACCTATCCCGTCAGTTCATGA
- the rpsA gene encoding 30S ribosomal protein S1, translating into MSESFADLFAESEQRTETRIGEVVTAEVVRIEHNFVVVNAGLKSEAYVPLEEFKTDKGEVEVQVGEFISVAIVAIENGYGDTIVSRDTAKRLASWMSLEKSLESGEFVTGTTSGKVKGGLTVLVNGIRAFLPGSLIDTRPIKDLSPYENKTMEFKVIKLDRKRNNVVLSRRAVVEASMGEERAKLMETLKEGSVVHGVVKNITEYGAFVDLGGIDGLLHITDMAWRRVRHPSEVVTAGQEITAKILKFDTEKNRVSLGLKQMGDDPWMGVNRRYPQGTRLFGKITNIADYGAFVELEPGIEGLVHVSEMDWTNKNIAPAKLVTLGEEVEVMVLEIDEDKRRISLGMKQCKANPWQEFAQDTKRGDRVKGPIKSITDFGVFVGLAAGIDGLVHLSDLSWNEPGEAAVRNYKKGQEVEAIVLAVDVDRERISLGIKQLDSDPFTTFVTVNDKGQTVTGKVKTVDARGAEIDLGEDIIGYLRASEISRDRVEDARNVLKEGDEVTAVVVNVDRKTRNIQLSIKAKDAADQSEAMQSLSQQSARENAGTTSLGALLRAKLDNNNN; encoded by the coding sequence ATGTCAGAATCTTTTGCCGACCTTTTCGCCGAATCGGAACAACGTACTGAAACCCGTATCGGTGAAGTCGTCACCGCCGAAGTCGTCCGTATCGAACACAACTTCGTCGTCGTCAACGCAGGCCTCAAGTCCGAAGCCTACGTGCCGCTCGAAGAATTCAAGACCGACAAGGGCGAAGTCGAAGTCCAAGTGGGCGAATTCATCTCGGTGGCCATCGTCGCCATCGAAAACGGCTACGGCGACACCATCGTCAGCCGCGACACCGCCAAGCGCCTGGCTTCCTGGATGTCCCTGGAGAAATCCCTGGAATCCGGCGAGTTCGTCACCGGCACCACCAGCGGCAAGGTCAAGGGCGGCCTGACCGTCCTGGTCAACGGCATCCGCGCCTTCCTGCCCGGCTCGCTGATCGACACCCGCCCCATCAAGGACTTGTCTCCCTATGAGAACAAGACCATGGAATTCAAGGTCATCAAGCTCGACCGCAAGCGCAACAACGTGGTGCTGAGCCGCCGCGCCGTTGTCGAAGCGTCGATGGGCGAAGAACGCGCCAAGCTGATGGAAACCCTGAAGGAAGGTTCCGTGGTGCACGGCGTGGTCAAGAACATCACCGAATACGGTGCGTTCGTGGACCTGGGCGGCATCGACGGCCTGCTGCACATCACCGACATGGCATGGCGTCGCGTGCGTCACCCGTCCGAAGTCGTGACGGCTGGCCAGGAAATCACCGCCAAGATCCTGAAGTTCGACACCGAGAAGAACCGTGTCTCGCTGGGTCTGAAGCAAATGGGCGACGATCCTTGGATGGGCGTGAACCGCCGTTATCCGCAAGGCACGCGCCTGTTCGGCAAGATCACGAACATCGCCGACTACGGTGCATTCGTCGAACTCGAACCCGGCATCGAAGGCCTGGTGCACGTCTCCGAAATGGACTGGACCAACAAGAACATCGCTCCCGCCAAGCTGGTCACGCTGGGTGAAGAAGTCGAAGTCATGGTCCTGGAAATCGACGAAGACAAGCGCCGCATCAGCCTGGGCATGAAGCAATGCAAGGCCAACCCATGGCAAGAGTTCGCGCAGGACACGAAGCGCGGCGACCGCGTCAAGGGTCCGATCAAGTCGATCACCGACTTCGGCGTGTTCGTCGGCCTGGCTGCCGGCATCGACGGCCTGGTCCACCTGTCCGACCTCTCGTGGAACGAACCCGGCGAAGCCGCGGTGCGCAACTACAAGAAGGGCCAGGAAGTGGAAGCCATCGTGTTGGCCGTCGACGTCGACCGCGAACGCATCTCGCTGGGCATCAAGCAGCTCGACTCCGATCCGTTCACGACCTTCGTGACGGTGAACGACAAGGGCCAGACGGTGACCGGCAAGGTCAAGACCGTCGACGCCCGTGGCGCCGAGATCGACCTGGGTGAAGACATCATCGGTTACCTGCGCGCTTCCGAAATCAGCCGCGACCGCGTCGAAGACGCGCGCAACGTGCTGAAGGAAGGCGACGAAGTCACCGCCGTGGTGGTCAACGTGGATCGCAAGACCCGCAACATCCAGCTGTCGATCAAGGCCAAGGATGCAGCCGACCAAAGCGAAGCGATGCAGTCGCTGAGCCAGCAATCCGCGCGTGAAAACGCCGGCACCACCAGCCTGGGTGCCCTGCTGCGCGCCAAGCTGGACAACAACAATAACTAA